A genomic stretch from Podospora pseudoanserina strain CBS 124.78 chromosome 3, whole genome shotgun sequence includes:
- a CDS encoding hypothetical protein (EggNog:ENOG503P9RU), which translates to MKFTATTALLTLLTTATALPWSFKSAGNGKHSDEITLHLTLDKGTTTAHHRPPKSKSEEMKIIMGMSDVCLRVCWPESPKCPEEWSPKNMGSDEDPCWTCCRKMEHDL; encoded by the exons atgaagttcaccgccaccaccgcccttctcaccctcctcacaaccgccaccgccctcccctgGTCCTTCAAGAGTGCCGGCAATGGCAAGCACTCTGATGAGATCAC cctccacctcaccctcgacaaaggaaccaccaccgcccaccaccgcccccccaaGTCAAAGTCGGAAGAGATGAAGATCATCATGGGCATGTCCGATGTCTGCCTCCGCGTCTGCTGGCCCGAATCGCCCAAGTGCCCAGAGGAATGG TCACCCAAGAACATGGGCAGCGACGAGGATCCGTGCTGGACTTGCTGCAGGAAGATGGAGCATGATCTTTGA